The stretch of DNA AATAAACTTTGCAAGAGATGGTTTTACCTGAAGAAGCCCTCTTGCACCTTTTGAGGAAACCGCATTGTGTTTGAAATTGCTTTCTATTTTTACTATGGCAAGTATGAGCCTGTAGTCGACCCTGTAATCTTCCGATTCTTCGTAAATCATCTTTGCAACGCTTCGCAGTTTGTCTTCTGCTATTGTAGCATCTTCTTCTTTCATGTGGTCTGCTATCTTCCCTATAACCGCTTCCTTTGCATTCATAGCACGGTTATTAGTCAGAGGGAAAGAACCATTTAACGTTGCGTATGTAAAAAAAAACATTACAG from Pseudomonadota bacterium encodes:
- a CDS encoding lytic transglycosylase domain-containing protein, which translates into the protein MKTKQKLILVTIGAMAVMFFFTYATLNGSFPLTNNRAMNAKEAVIGKIADHMKEEDATIAEDKLRSVAKMIYEESEDYRVDYRLILAIVKIESNFKHNAVSSKGARGLLQVKPSLAKFIARDIGMQWGGPKTLDEPDKNIKIGVHLFSGLVEDFDNITMALHAYHVGPAKLKTILFEKRKPDKSFINLVLTEYKRNKNLLPDPYQ